One window of the Gemella haemolysans ATCC 10379 genome contains the following:
- a CDS encoding ABC transporter permease/substrate-binding protein — MNLVSTFLERKSDWITGLYEHLQISLLSLIIAVFIAVPLGIIISGNRKTSEWFLQITGIFQTIPSLALLGLFIPFMGIGTLPAVVALVIYAIFPILQSTITGLSEIDPSLEEAATAFGMTKLEKLKKFKLALAMPILMSGVRTASIMIIGTATLAALIGAGGLGSFILLGIDRNNSALILIGAISSAVLAIIFGLLIKFLQDKKPKTILVSLLAAVVALTISFFPIGKMSNDKLIIAGKIGAEPEILINMYKLLIEDETNIDVEVKPNFGKTSFLYEALKGKSIDIYPEFTGTVTTTLLKTPQTVASNDPDEVYEVAKNKIFEQDNLVYLKPTKFQDTYALAVTEDFANKNKLNNISDIKLVENSSKVGFSLEFNDREDGGIGLKNLYHLNLNVKTMEIALKYQAISNGDVNIIDVFSTDSKIITNKLKLLNDDRRLFPPYQGAPLLREETLKKHPELEKILNKLAGKITEKEMTEMNYKVDIEGKPAYDVAKEYLQKEGLIKK; from the coding sequence GGATAACTGGTTTATATGAACATCTTCAAATTTCATTATTATCACTTATTATTGCAGTTTTTATAGCAGTTCCATTAGGAATAATTATCTCAGGTAATAGGAAGACAAGTGAATGGTTTTTACAAATTACGGGTATTTTCCAAACTATTCCTTCTCTTGCATTACTTGGGTTATTCATTCCATTTATGGGGATTGGTACATTGCCAGCAGTCGTAGCATTGGTGATTTATGCAATATTCCCAATATTACAAAGTACGATTACTGGATTATCGGAGATTGATCCATCGTTAGAAGAAGCAGCAACAGCCTTTGGTATGACAAAACTAGAGAAGTTGAAAAAATTTAAACTTGCACTCGCTATGCCAATACTTATGAGTGGTGTGAGAACGGCGAGTATTATGATAATTGGTACAGCAACGCTTGCTGCTTTAATAGGAGCAGGAGGATTAGGTTCATTTATTTTACTAGGAATAGATAGAAATAATTCAGCATTAATTCTAATCGGGGCAATTTCCTCAGCAGTCTTAGCTATCATTTTTGGATTATTAATTAAGTTCTTACAAGATAAAAAACCAAAAACTATTTTGGTATCATTACTTGCGGCTGTAGTAGCTTTAACAATCAGCTTCTTCCCAATTGGAAAAATGTCTAATGATAAACTAATAATAGCTGGTAAAATAGGAGCAGAACCTGAGATATTAATAAATATGTATAAACTTTTAATAGAAGATGAGACAAATATTGATGTTGAGGTTAAACCTAATTTTGGTAAAACAAGCTTCTTATATGAGGCGTTAAAAGGTAAAAGTATTGATATTTATCCAGAATTTACAGGTACAGTTACTACAACATTATTAAAAACACCTCAGACTGTTGCTTCTAATGATCCTGACGAGGTTTATGAAGTTGCTAAAAATAAAATTTTTGAACAAGATAATCTTGTGTACCTAAAACCTACAAAATTCCAGGATACTTATGCTTTAGCTGTAACAGAAGATTTTGCAAATAAAAATAAATTAAATAATATTTCAGATATAAAATTAGTAGAAAATTCTTCAAAAGTTGGATTCTCATTAGAATTCAATGATAGAGAAGATGGTGGTATAGGACTTAAAAATCTTTATCACTTGAATCTTAATGTTAAAACTATGGAAATAGCGTTAAAATATCAAGCTATTTCGAATGGTGATGTAAATATTATCGATGTATTCTCAACGGATAGTAAAATAATAACTAATAAGCTTAAATTATTAAATGATGATAGACGTTTATTCCCACCATATCAAGGGGCGCCGTTATTAAGAGAAGAGACATTGAAAAAACATCCTGAACTTGAAAAAATCTTAAACAAACTTGCTGGAAAAATAACAGAAAAAGAGATGACTGAAATGAACTACAAAGTAGATATTGAAGGTAAACCTGCTTATGATGTAGCAAAAGAATACCTACAAAAAGAAGGGTTAATTAAAAAATAA